The following coding sequences are from one Culex quinquefasciatus strain JHB chromosome 1, VPISU_Cqui_1.0_pri_paternal, whole genome shotgun sequence window:
- the LOC119765227 gene encoding uncharacterized protein LOC119765227: MQEKLVDSESIDVYSDTVEALNRYFNQICDSAKERLKFREMKMSEGEPFDDWVLRLEAQAKYCDFELKQREEEFLQALTRRSIPDIAGKLYEASDMLGRDLQKIINHGKHLDDIRREAADAAKQLDERAGASGGQRHEEEGFKAVNVVRQFKPKAERGRYFSGGSTKGFAVPQKRYRDWPLKRDAWEKMSVANCTKCGRVHGPGQCAAFRVKCWNCGVWGHFAECCKNPKAMEGGSRDRRYRPESVKEEAGRINQVDTEKS, from the exons ATGCAGGAGAAACTGGTTGATTCGGAGTCAATTGATGTTTATTCGGACACGGTAGAGGCGCTCAACag GTACTTCAACCAAATCTGTGATTCGGCAAAGGAGAGGCTAAAGTTTCGTGAGATGAAAATGAGCGAGGGCGAACCGTTCGACGACTGGGTCCTGCGCCTAGAGGCGCAGGCGAAGTACTGTGATTTCGAGTTGAAACAGAGGGAAGAGGAGTTTTTGCAGGCTCTGACGAGACGCTCCATCCCGGACATCGCTGGCAAGCTGTACGAGGCATCGGACATGCTGGGGCGCGATCTGCAAAAGATCATTAATCACGGCAAGCATCTGGATGACATCAGGCGGGAAGCGGCAGATGCCGCTAAGCAGCTGGACGAGAGAGCTGGCGCAAGCGGAGGCCAACGCCACGAAGAAGAGGGGTTCAAAGCAGTGAACGTGGTGCGTCAATTCAAGCCGAAGGCGGAACGCGGTCGTTATTTTTCGGGCGGATCAACCAAGGGCTTCGCGGTGCCACAGAAGAGGTATCGCGACTGGCCTCTGAAGCGGGATGCGTGGGAGAAGATGTCCGTGGCTAACTGCACAAAGTGCGGTCGGGTGCATGGGCCAGGACAGTGCGCAGCTTTCCGCGTGAAGTGCTGGAACTGTGGCGTCTGGGGTCACTTTGCCGAGTGTTGCAAGAATCCCAAAGCCATGGAGGGGGGTTCGCGCGACCGACGTTACCGACCGGAATCCGTCAAAGAAGAAGCTGGAAGGATTAATCAGGTAGATACTGAAAAGTcgtaa
- the LOC6051005 gene encoding uncharacterized serine-rich protein C215.13, whose protein sequence is MTGRIIFTSTTTAALSRKSVECPRRTSVGGSAKSLTSGSSSYHLLRYQRSWQQQQQHPQQDHTSVINSGSHICGAGSDSSSPGRQMKSTVVASTSTTSPSSTTNQTLHVSKQEPKEFVTYEYPQVDKRYSRTPPASFSYYLNGHKRESSTVYMPSSSSSAADLSMTGSGSSMTEANRSSRPPHDHAKNTPTFVAGDSLSASSFVALRSSGSINPARTSRREVHREQFCLNRTLTSPRVISTGGRVCVSGAVPDGGVTAGPKCFQQAGSSSAPAAGLPP, encoded by the exons ATGACTGGCCGAATTATCTTCACCAGTACAACAACAGCTGCTCTGAGCCGCAAGT CCGTGGAATGTCCTAGACGAACCAGTGTGGGAGGTTCCGCCAAATCACTGACTTCCGGCAGCAGTTCGTATCATCTTTTGCGGTATCAGCGCAGttggcagcagcaacagcaacatccGCAACAGGACCACACCAGCGTGATTAACAGTGGAAGTCATATTTGTGGCGCGGGAAGTGACAGCAGTAGTCCCGGAAGGCAGATGAAGAGCACGGTGGTGGCGTCAACGTCGACAACCT CGCCATCCTCCACGACGAACCAAACGCTGCACGTGTCCAAGCAGGAACCGAAGGAGTTTGTGACGTACGAATATCCCCAAGTGGACAAACGCTACTCGCGGACCCCGCCCGCATCGTTCTCGTACTACCTCAATGGCCACAAGCGGGAATCGTCCACCGTGTACATGCCTTCGTCGTCCTCTTCCGCAGCCGATCTGAGCATGACGGGAAGCGGAAGCAGCATGACAGAAGCAAACCGTAGTAGCCGCCCGCCTCACGATCACGCCAAGAACACGCCAACCTTCGTCGCGGGAGACAGTTTGTCGGCTTCGTCGTTCGTCGCGCTCCGGTCTAGCGGCAGCATCAACCCAGCTCGAACAAGCCGCCGGGAAGTTCACCGGGAGCAATTCTGCCTCAACAGGACATTAACGTCGCCCAGGGTGATATCTACCGGCGGTCGCGTTTGTGTCTCAGGCGCCGTTCCAGACGGTGGTGTCACCGCCGGTCCAAAATGTTTCCAGCAGGCAGGTTCTTCCAGCGCACCCGCTGCCGGCCTACCTCCCTAA
- the LOC119770405 gene encoding eukaryotic translation initiation factor 5B-like — MTRRKGKPDDRGGTSLNDRTAPEWMDSTGEHGPLTVLLMTPAHLEGKLPTNPFTIARSVKEQIGAITAAYRDKDGHLVIKLNQATCIVTCHTVDELSDEELAEELADQGVIHVHRFGRKGGRSATMSVTFRGTVVPRDIHFGFDRCATREFKQAPMQCYRCYDFGHTKPQCSAEELCRNCSKAHTIEKDSDGKTICSAAPSCKHCNGAHSPTSRMCPKYVEEEEINEIRTKEDKSAREARRLFHERKKLKKELEETKHTLKKALTKIASFKQARAAERKQNEENQQALKKAAAQTDGSNLEKTPAKPNSGSELDMEVTEETNKRPRPESSPSESSDDDENDDDDENYDDDEDEDSEDSQKNAPAAPTKIVNEKAPAAPIKAAKEPPKQTKKPATTETTLKPNNAKGKPNPKTTKKPKLGSGQADSAPNNNKNTRKQ; from the exons ATGACCAGGAGGAAGGGCAAACCCGATGATCGTGGGGGTACATCCCTGAACGATCGCACGGCTCCCGAATGGATGGACTCAACCGGGGAACACGGTCCGCTGACCGTACTCCTGATGACTCCAGCCCACCTAGAAGGTAAGCTACCCACGAACCCCTTCACCATCGCCCGATCGGTGAAAGAGCAGATCGGGGCTATCACAGCGGCGTACCGGGACAAAGATGGCCACCTGGTCATTAAG CTTAATCAAGCGACGTGCATTGTCACCTGCCATACGGTTGACGAACTCTCCGACGAGGAGTTGGCTGAGGAGCTCGCGGACCAGGGCGTGATCCACGTCCACCGGTTCGGTCGAAAAGGTGGAAGATCGGCAACTATGTCCGTCACCTTCCGCGGGACTGTGGTGCCAAGGGATATCCACTTCGGTTTCGACCGCTGTGCCACACGGGAGTTCAAGCAAGCACCGATGCAGTGCTACCGCTGCTACGACTTCGGCCATACGAAGCCGCAATGCTCTGCAGAGGAGCTGTGCAGGAATTGCTCGAAGGCTCACACCATCGAAAAGGACAGCGACGGCAAGACTATCTGCTCAGCAGCACCTAGTTGCAAACACTGCAACGGGGCGCACTCGCCGACCAGCCGCATGTGCCCTAAATACGTTGAGGAGGAGGAGATCAACGAAATCCGCACGAAGGAGGATAAATCGGCGCGGGAAGCCCGCCGACTATTCCACGAACGGAAG AAGCTGAAGAAGGAGCTGGAAGAGACAAAACACACGCTCAAGAAGGCCCTCACCAAGATCGCCAGCTTTAAGCAGGCCAGGGCAGCGGAACGGAAACAGAACGAGGAAAACCAGCAGGCGCTGAAGAAGGCAGCCGCACAAACGGACGGATCAAACCTAGAGAAGACACCTGCCAAGCCGAACTCCGGAAGTGAGTTGGACATGGAGGTCACGGAAGAGACTAACAAAAGACCGCGTCCCGAGTCGTCCCCCAGCGAAAGCAGTGACGatgacgaaaacgacgacgatgacgaaaaTTACGACGATGACGAAGACGAGGACAGCGAAGACAGCCAAAAGAATGCGCCAGCGGCGCCCACTAAGATCGTTAACGAGAAAGCACCAGCGGCGCCTATTAAGGCCGCAAAGGAACCCCcgaaacaaaccaaaaaaccaGCGACTACCGAAACGACCCTCAAACCCAACAACGCCAAAGGAAAACCAAACCCCAAAACCACCAAGAAACCTAAACTCGGATCGGGTCAAGCTGACTCGGCccccaacaacaacaagaacaccCGGAAGCAGTGA